A genomic stretch from Algoriphagus halophilus includes:
- a CDS encoding MBG domain-containing protein, producing the protein MNTFTARYLLLLPFLIGIHIFSQAQTTVTFDEITTASHLSLNGTNTYDNSGVRFQIFSGSNSNANVSSTDNGFNGTKALDDTNLTIGGVTGWKITKVDASDFQLISIWLQNGCNDCSASGTVKAYKDGSQVGSTVNVNFDSGTNGVKNFVANPDFYSVDEIRIEGIDLYVYIDNFTFGSPYTPVDGNPPVVSSIALVGTPVTTATTVDYTVTFSKNAKNVTSDDFELTTVGTSGTVGAVSGSGTTYTVTVNGIDGEGTIRLDLKAGTDIANDDDVTGTPAFTLGQIHNVGECFVETFETETDESTTFSGNGLTFTLGAGLKIEKRLGFGAGPSSGYIANNFTAGTFSVSSGTEFTMKTIDLFLSDLSNGNNPTGTGTLVITGKKGGIDQFTITKTTGFPTNTAINNGFFTLDFATEGPANYRDTNVDELVFTISGGFIELAIDNMNFCEAAPDVDSDAPAVNSILKVGNPISTATAVDFQVTFDENATNVTIDDFDLIRTGTATGAITGISGSGSIYTLNVTGISGEGSIQVKLLAGTDIADALGNTPPFEYVNGELHLVGACYIENFETFLDGITSFTSNGVDFTMGGNWAVNVRNGFGINSSDVFVENTGVGTYTLSNSEPVRFSKIAFFLSSEAGLSPNPTDDGTLTIRGIRNGGTVYTITKSSGFPTDFSSNNGFFYIDFSTEGGADNSGTFVDGLEIEMGGSFVYLALDNLQFCSDYSPPTVSLSVTPVSKLEGTTTTTEVTATLSETSTDDVTVNLGFSGTATGGGVDYSLSGTSITITAGNTTGSITLTNVPDALYEGNETVIIDISGVTNAEEDGTQQVTYTITDDDPQPTATLEVLGIYNPITDESGGQAYVRAILDVVAGTTVTVPLSFSGTASGGGTDYSITGSTITLSPGEIMDSIRVTSQFDGIEEGNETVIIDMGTPTNATAGTPSQVTITIIDEDATPPTGYSVSIDQSAINSSNETAASFTFAGAEVGATYNYEFTSSGGGTAVSGSGTIATASDQITGIDLSGLGDGLITLSATLEDGLGNVGSPTSDTKNKDTVVPAGYAVSIDLLGESQINVINQTIIEFTGTGLEVGTTLNYSFTSNGGGTPVSGTESVSSASQTFNNGGAGYDLSGLSDGIVTLTIYLVDPAGNQGANATNTADKDSNPPTPPSTPDLVAGSDSGISDADNITNDITPTFVGTALPNSTITLNSSLDGNVGIIPADGSGNWSITSSTLSSGIHTITATATDLAGNTSPSSPGLLVTIDILAPTPILINGLALQLDVNGNTPTILPTDLLASPITDDYSSSGNIQLALDKTDFNCSDVGINNVTVTATDQAGNSDFAVTNVLVQDLIGPTILAKAAITLNVDAFGTVNLTPAMIDEGSTDACGIQSQVLSQTIFDRNDEGINNITYTVTDVNGNPSQVNVEVTIAVVPKVLNITVDAGQSKVYGDANPVYTFTATGFEAGDDENILTGSLSRASGENVGTYAIQLGTLDAGPNYSINFTPANFEITPATLEVTAFAGQRKVYGNVDPTFAFFALGLKNGDSGSIFSGQLSRSPGEDVGFYAISQGTLSAGDNYIINFNSSDFEITPATLDITADAGQTKVYGAADPVFTYSVSGLKNGDTESVISGALTRIAGEDVGMYAIQPGTIDAGSNYFINFTTADFEITIATLDITADASQTKVYGNADPIFTYQVSGLQNGDTEAVLSGVLARAVGEDVGTYAINQGTLDAGSNYTINFTGADFEITPATLDITADAGQTKVYGDADPVFTYTVNGLKNGDTEAVITGALIRIAGEDVGNYAIQPGTIDAGSNYTINFNSSDFEITPATLDITADAGQTKVYGEADPVFTYSVSGLKNGDTESVISGALIRIAGEDVGLYAIQPGTIDAGSNYTINFISADFEITSATLDITADAGQTKVYGNADPIFTYQVSGLQNGDTEAVLSGLLARAVGEDVGTYAINQGTLDVGSNYTINFTGADFTITPRTLSIVANPNQAKVYGTADPVFAYTASNFGNGDNTSVLTGALSRVAGEDVGLYAITLGSLDAGSNYMIDFTSADFEIAEKVLDVVADAGQGKVFGTADPVLTYLVSGFENGDDASILTGGLVRASGENVGSYAISLGTLDAGSNYAINFTGADFTISKAMIVGVTFDDGSFVYDGTSKSLSISGALPTGTNVTYTNNSRTDVGSQEVTATISGSNYNTLVLTAELSITPATIIGITFDDGSFVYDGTSKSLSISGELPAGADVTYTNNSRTEVGSQEVTATISGSNFTSFNLTAELSITPATLEIVADSGQSKLYGESDPELTYSAAGFGEGDDESILTGSLERTAGESVGMYDILLGSLNAGTNYLIDFTGAEFEIISGDTDGDGVPDEVEEEQGTDPEDPIDYQDLDGDGVPDFVEDEQGTDPSSSGDYLDTDGDKVPDYVEEQQGTDPDDAEDFPDEDGNGIPDYVDDKAVVEFVDQTLEALWGTEVGDLKVPTEVVGITSEGVVINFPVIWDLNGYDPLVSGTMNYLGTVELPDGVFNPQGLQPVLELTVLAKPAPTDVTLSENTFIGLPAVFFQEIGVFTVIDPTDDVHTLSLPEGVQDNDYFEVIDGILFWSSAGRAQGETQFTITLQVIDRGGNVFEKSFQITRQRTPLGQLDVPNTFTPNNDGVNDTWGVPALRYYQGVRISIMEVGGNRVFYTENPDIRWDGTFDGKALPVGAYFWIIEVAETGEVRRGVLNLLKQ; encoded by the coding sequence ATGAATACTTTTACTGCTCGATATTTACTTTTACTCCCTTTCTTGATAGGGATTCATATTTTTAGTCAAGCCCAGACCACCGTTACTTTTGACGAAATTACCACTGCATCCCATCTTTCATTAAATGGAACAAATACCTATGATAATTCAGGGGTCAGGTTTCAAATCTTTTCTGGGTCCAATAGCAATGCGAATGTAAGTTCCACTGACAATGGTTTTAATGGTACCAAAGCACTCGATGATACTAATTTAACTATAGGGGGTGTTACCGGTTGGAAAATCACCAAGGTGGATGCCTCTGATTTTCAATTGATCAGCATTTGGTTACAAAATGGCTGTAATGATTGTTCTGCATCTGGTACTGTCAAAGCTTACAAGGATGGAAGCCAGGTTGGGTCAACCGTAAATGTGAATTTTGACAGTGGGACAAATGGTGTTAAAAATTTTGTTGCCAATCCTGATTTTTATAGTGTTGATGAGATTAGAATTGAAGGCATTGATCTCTATGTTTATATAGATAATTTCACTTTTGGAAGTCCATACACCCCAGTGGACGGAAATCCTCCTGTAGTTTCAAGTATAGCACTTGTCGGCACTCCTGTGACCACTGCAACCACGGTAGATTACACCGTTACATTTTCAAAAAATGCAAAAAATGTTACCTCAGATGATTTTGAGCTAACTACTGTTGGTACCAGCGGAACAGTAGGTGCTGTATCAGGTTCAGGAACCACCTATACGGTGACCGTAAATGGGATTGATGGGGAAGGGACAATTCGGTTGGATTTAAAAGCAGGAACAGATATCGCCAATGATGATGATGTCACAGGAACTCCTGCCTTTACTTTAGGCCAGATTCATAACGTCGGAGAGTGTTTTGTTGAAACTTTTGAAACAGAAACCGATGAGTCTACTACATTTAGTGGTAATGGTTTAACCTTTACTTTGGGCGCAGGACTGAAGATTGAGAAAAGATTAGGTTTCGGTGCAGGTCCTTCCAGTGGGTATATTGCCAATAATTTTACGGCGGGTACTTTTTCAGTTTCCAGTGGGACGGAGTTTACCATGAAAACCATTGATTTGTTTCTTTCAGACCTAAGCAATGGAAACAACCCCACTGGAACAGGGACTTTGGTCATCACCGGTAAAAAAGGTGGAATAGATCAATTTACCATTACCAAAACAACAGGTTTCCCAACTAATACAGCGATCAATAACGGATTTTTCACCCTTGATTTTGCTACCGAGGGACCCGCAAATTATAGGGATACGAATGTGGATGAATTGGTGTTTACCATCAGTGGTGGATTTATTGAATTGGCCATTGACAATATGAATTTCTGTGAGGCCGCTCCTGATGTTGATTCAGATGCGCCTGCTGTGAACAGTATTTTAAAGGTAGGCAATCCAATTTCTACTGCTACTGCGGTGGATTTCCAAGTTACATTTGATGAAAATGCAACGAATGTAACCATTGACGATTTTGACTTAATTCGAACAGGAACCGCTACAGGTGCCATCACTGGTATTAGTGGTTCAGGCTCTATATATACCTTGAACGTAACAGGTATCTCTGGGGAAGGTTCTATTCAGGTTAAACTGTTGGCAGGAACCGATATTGCTGATGCCTTAGGAAATACTCCTCCATTTGAATATGTGAATGGAGAGCTTCATTTGGTAGGTGCTTGTTACATAGAGAATTTTGAAACTTTCTTGGATGGCATCACATCTTTTACCTCTAATGGTGTAGACTTTACCATGGGAGGGAATTGGGCTGTGAATGTCAGAAATGGCTTTGGAATTAATAGTTCAGATGTATTTGTCGAAAATACAGGAGTCGGAACTTATACACTAAGTAACAGTGAACCTGTTAGATTTAGCAAAATCGCATTCTTTTTGTCTTCTGAAGCTGGATTAAGTCCAAATCCTACGGATGATGGTACGTTGACCATTAGGGGAATTAGAAATGGAGGGACTGTATATACCATCACCAAATCCTCTGGATTCCCTACTGACTTTTCTTCAAATAATGGGTTCTTCTATATTGATTTCTCTACTGAAGGTGGTGCAGACAATTCCGGAACTTTTGTGGATGGATTAGAAATTGAAATGGGAGGTAGTTTTGTTTATTTAGCTTTGGATAATCTTCAGTTCTGTTCTGATTATTCTCCACCTACAGTTTCTTTGTCAGTTACTCCTGTCTCTAAATTAGAAGGTACAACAACAACCACTGAGGTGACTGCAACACTTTCTGAAACATCTACAGATGATGTCACTGTTAATTTAGGATTCAGTGGTACTGCAACAGGTGGTGGCGTGGATTATTCTCTAAGTGGTACCTCAATCACCATTACTGCCGGAAATACTACAGGTTCTATTACGTTAACCAATGTTCCAGATGCGCTATATGAAGGAAACGAAACCGTAATCATTGATATATCAGGAGTCACTAACGCAGAGGAAGACGGAACTCAACAGGTGACTTATACCATTACAGATGATGACCCTCAACCTACTGCTACCTTGGAGGTATTGGGTATTTATAATCCAATTACCGATGAAAGTGGTGGTCAGGCTTATGTGAGGGCAATTTTGGATGTAGTTGCAGGAACGACGGTAACGGTACCTCTATCATTTAGTGGAACAGCATCAGGAGGTGGTACGGATTATAGCATTACCGGCTCTACCATCACGCTTTCACCTGGTGAAATCATGGATAGTATTCGTGTAACTTCTCAATTTGATGGTATTGAGGAAGGAAATGAGACGGTTATCATTGATATGGGTACACCTACGAATGCGACTGCGGGAACTCCAAGTCAAGTGACCATTACGATCATCGATGAAGATGCAACTCCACCAACAGGTTATTCAGTATCCATCGATCAAAGTGCTATCAATAGCTCGAATGAAACTGCAGCTAGTTTTACATTCGCTGGTGCTGAAGTGGGTGCTACCTACAATTATGAATTCACAAGTTCTGGAGGAGGAACAGCTGTTTCCGGATCTGGAACAATAGCTACTGCTTCAGATCAAATCACAGGAATTGATTTAAGTGGGTTGGGAGATGGTCTCATCACCTTATCTGCTACTCTTGAGGATGGACTTGGAAATGTAGGTTCGCCTACCTCTGATACAAAAAATAAGGACACCGTGGTTCCTGCTGGATATGCTGTATCCATTGACCTATTGGGAGAATCTCAGATAAATGTGATCAATCAGACCATCATAGAGTTCACTGGAACAGGGTTGGAAGTAGGAACAACGTTGAATTACTCATTTACAAGCAATGGAGGAGGAACTCCAGTATCGGGAACCGAATCAGTATCTTCTGCTAGTCAAACATTTAATAATGGAGGAGCAGGCTATGATCTTTCTGGATTATCGGATGGGATAGTGACCCTCACAATTTACCTGGTAGACCCTGCAGGAAATCAGGGAGCAAATGCAACGAATACTGCGGATAAGGATTCGAATCCACCTACGCCGCCTTCTACCCCAGATCTTGTCGCTGGCAGTGATTCGGGTATTAGTGATGCTGATAATATCACCAATGATATAACTCCAACGTTTGTGGGGACAGCTTTACCAAATTCTACTATTACTCTGAATAGTAGTTTGGATGGGAATGTGGGTATAATTCCTGCTGATGGATCGGGCAACTGGTCAATTACTTCTTCGACGTTGTCTTCAGGAATTCATACCATTACTGCTACTGCTACTGACCTTGCTGGCAATACAAGTCCTTCTTCTCCAGGACTACTAGTAACTATTGATATCTTGGCTCCAACTCCAATTTTGATAAATGGTTTAGCACTCCAATTGGATGTGAATGGTAATACGCCAACGATTTTACCAACAGACCTATTAGCTAGTCCGATCACAGATGATTACTCTTCATCCGGAAATATTCAATTAGCATTAGATAAAACTGATTTTAATTGTTCCGATGTTGGAATTAACAATGTTACGGTAACCGCAACGGATCAAGCTGGGAATTCTGATTTCGCAGTCACAAATGTTTTAGTTCAAGATTTGATCGGACCAACAATTCTGGCTAAAGCTGCTATTACCTTGAATGTGGATGCATTTGGCACAGTTAATTTGACGCCTGCCATGATTGATGAAGGTTCCACTGATGCATGTGGAATCCAGTCACAGGTATTAAGTCAAACTATTTTTGATAGAAATGATGAAGGAATAAATAATATTACCTACACCGTTACTGATGTAAATGGCAATCCATCCCAAGTAAATGTAGAAGTGACTATTGCGGTGGTTCCGAAAGTATTGAATATTACCGTGGATGCAGGTCAGAGCAAAGTGTATGGCGATGCGAATCCTGTGTATACCTTTACTGCCACAGGCTTTGAAGCCGGAGATGATGAGAACATCCTTACGGGATCTTTATCTAGAGCCTCTGGGGAGAATGTCGGAACCTATGCTATTCAATTAGGAACCCTTGATGCGGGTCCAAACTATTCCATCAACTTTACTCCTGCGAATTTTGAGATCACTCCTGCTACATTGGAGGTCACTGCCTTTGCAGGACAAAGAAAGGTCTATGGCAATGTGGATCCGACCTTTGCCTTTTTTGCCTTAGGTCTTAAAAATGGGGATTCAGGTTCCATATTCTCAGGTCAATTATCTAGATCGCCAGGCGAGGATGTGGGCTTCTATGCGATTAGCCAAGGAACTTTGAGTGCTGGTGACAACTATATCATCAACTTTAACTCTTCAGATTTTGAAATCACACCTGCTACCTTGGATATCACAGCAGATGCTGGCCAGACCAAGGTATATGGTGCAGCTGATCCAGTATTCACTTATTCAGTGAGTGGATTGAAGAACGGGGATACAGAATCGGTTATCTCAGGGGCTCTGACCAGAATAGCGGGCGAAGATGTGGGTATGTATGCGATTCAGCCAGGAACAATCGATGCCGGATCTAATTACTTCATTAACTTCACCACTGCCGACTTTGAGATTACAATTGCAACCTTGGATATTACTGCCGATGCCAGTCAGACCAAGGTGTACGGAAATGCAGATCCAATATTCACCTATCAGGTATCCGGTTTACAAAATGGCGATACTGAGGCAGTCCTTAGTGGAGTATTGGCCAGAGCAGTCGGAGAAGATGTGGGAACCTATGCAATCAATCAAGGTACCCTGGATGCGGGCTCCAATTATACGATCAACTTTACCGGAGCTGATTTTGAGATCACTCCTGCTACCTTGGATATTACTGCCGATGCCGGTCAGACCAAGGTGTATGGAGATGCTGATCCGGTATTCACTTATACCGTGAACGGACTCAAAAATGGGGATACTGAAGCCGTAATAACAGGTGCTCTGATTAGAATAGCCGGAGAGGACGTAGGAAATTATGCGATCCAACCAGGCACCATAGATGCAGGTTCAAACTATACGATCAACTTTAACTCTTCAGATTTTGAAATCACACCTGCTACCTTGGATATCACAGCAGATGCTGGCCAGACCAAGGTATATGGTGAAGCTGATCCAGTATTCACTTATTCAGTGAGTGGATTGAAGAATGGGGATACAGAATCGGTCATCTCAGGGGCTCTCATCAGAATAGCGGGTGAAGATGTGGGACTATATGCGATTCAGCCAGGAACAATCGATGCAGGATCTAATTACACCATCAACTTCATCTCTGCAGACTTTGAGATTACATCTGCAACCTTGGATATTACTGCAGATGCCGGTCAGACCAAGGTGTACGGAAATGCAGATCCAATATTCACCTACCAGGTATCCGGTTTACAAAATGGCGACACCGAGGCAGTCCTTAGTGGATTATTGGCCAGAGCAGTAGGAGAAGATGTAGGAACCTATGCAATCAATCAAGGTACCCTGGATGTGGGCTCCAATTATACGATCAACTTTACCGGAGCTGATTTCACTATTACGCCTCGAACGTTGAGTATTGTAGCTAATCCAAATCAGGCTAAAGTTTATGGCACTGCTGATCCAGTCTTTGCGTATACTGCTTCAAATTTTGGTAATGGAGACAATACCTCTGTATTGACCGGCGCCTTGAGCAGAGTAGCAGGGGAGGATGTTGGATTGTATGCAATTACTTTGGGTAGTTTGGATGCAGGAAGCAACTATATGATTGACTTTACTTCAGCAGACTTTGAGATTGCTGAGAAAGTACTAGATGTGGTGGCAGATGCTGGACAAGGTAAAGTCTTTGGTACAGCTGATCCGGTATTGACCTATCTGGTTTCTGGTTTTGAAAACGGAGATGATGCAAGTATTCTAACGGGTGGACTTGTAAGAGCCTCTGGTGAGAATGTGGGAAGCTATGCAATTAGTCTTGGCACCCTGGATGCAGGAAGCAACTATGCCATCAACTTTACAGGCGCAGACTTTACGATAAGCAAAGCAATGATCGTAGGGGTGACCTTTGACGATGGTAGCTTCGTGTATGATGGCACTTCCAAGTCCCTATCAATTAGCGGAGCTCTGCCTACTGGAACAAATGTTACTTATACTAACAACAGCAGAACGGATGTAGGAAGTCAGGAAGTTACTGCTACCATTTCCGGCTCAAATTATAATACGCTGGTGTTGACAGCAGAATTAAGCATTACACCTGCTACGATAATCGGAATCACGTTCGACGATGGAAGCTTCGTGTATGATGGTACTTCCAAGTCCCTATCAATAAGTGGAGAACTTCCAGCTGGAGCCGATGTGACCTATACCAACAATAGTAGAACAGAAGTGGGAAGCCAGGAAGTGACGGCTACCATCAGTGGTTCAAACTTCACTTCATTTAACTTGACCGCTGAATTGTCGATTACTCCTGCAACTCTGGAAATAGTGGCAGATTCAGGACAAAGCAAACTTTATGGCGAATCTGATCCTGAGTTGACCTATTCTGCTGCTGGATTTGGAGAAGGTGATGATGAAAGTATCTTGACAGGTTCTCTGGAAAGAACTGCAGGTGAAAGTGTAGGTATGTACGATATTCTTTTAGGATCTCTCAATGCGGGTACCAATTACCTCATTGACTTTACAGGTGCAGAATTCGAGATTATCAGTGGTGATACCGATGGTGACGGAGTTCCTGATGAAGTAGAGGAAGAACAAGGAACGGACCCAGAAGATCCAATAGATTATCAAGATTTGGACGGGGATGGAGTTCCTGACTTTGTCGAAGATGAGCAGGGAACAGATCCTTCAAGTTCCGGAGATTACTTGGATACTGATGGAGATAAAGTTCCTGATTATGTAGAAGAGCAGCAAGGAACAGACCCTGATGATGCAGAGGACTTCCCAGATGAAGATGGAAATGGTATTCCTGATTATGTGGATGACAAAGCCGTAGTTGAATTTGTAGATCAGACGTTGGAAGCATTGTGGGGCACAGAAGTAGGAGATCTAAAAGTTCCAACAGAAGTAGTTGGAATCACTTCAGAAGGAGTGGTGATCAACTTCCCTGTGATCTGGGATCTCAATGGATATGATCCATTGGTTTCAGGTACCATGAATTATTTGGGAACGGTGGAATTACCAGACGGGGTATTTAATCCTCAGGGACTTCAGCCAGTCTTGGAGCTTACAGTATTGGCCAAGCCTGCTCCAACTGATGTAACCTTAAGTGAAAATACCTTCATTGGACTTCCAGCGGTATTCTTCCAAGAGATAGGGGTATTTACCGTAATAGATCCTACGGATGATGTACATACTTTAAGTTTACCTGAAGGAGTTCAAGACAACGACTACTTCGAAGTGATCGATGGTATATTGTTCTGGAGCAGTGCAGGTAGAGCACAGGGTGAGACCCAATTTACGATCACTCTTCAAGTGATCGACCGAGGTGGAAACGTATTTGAGAAATCCTTCCAGATCACTAGACAAAGAACTCCTCTTGGCCAGCTGGATGTTCCAAACACATTTACACCGAATAATGACGGAGTCAATGATACATGGGGAGTTCCTGCCTTGAGGTATTACCAAGGAGTAAGGATCTCGATCATGGAAGTAGGAGGTAATAGGGTGTTCTATACAGAGAACCCAGATATCCGTTGGGATGGTACCTTCGATGGTAAAGCGTTACCTGTTGGGGCTTACTTCTGGATCATAGAAGTAGCAGAAACAGGTGAGGTGAGAAGGGGTGTATTGAACCTGTTAAAACAATAG
- a CDS encoding phage tail protein yields the protein MEGTIGEIRMFGGNFAPRTWAFCNGQLLPISQNTALFSIIGTIYGGDGRTTFALPDLRGRTVIGPGQGPGLSDVRQGARSGTETVTLTTQNMPSHTHTLNVSGAAGTASSPANNYLANSQVQIERGGDTFDVMSYGPTANSTMGGSAIGNSGGSIPVNTRNPYLGIYYIICLQGIFPSRN from the coding sequence ATGGAAGGTACAATAGGAGAAATCAGGATGTTTGGAGGGAATTTTGCCCCTAGAACTTGGGCGTTTTGCAATGGCCAACTCTTGCCTATCTCTCAAAATACAGCATTATTTTCAATCATAGGAACCATTTATGGGGGAGACGGAAGAACGACTTTTGCCTTGCCGGATTTGAGAGGTAGGACAGTGATTGGCCCTGGACAGGGACCCGGACTATCTGATGTTCGACAGGGAGCAAGAAGTGGAACTGAGACAGTGACCCTTACGACTCAAAATATGCCAAGCCATACGCATACTTTAAATGTGAGTGGTGCTGCAGGCACAGCCTCTTCACCTGCAAACAATTACCTGGCAAATTCTCAAGTTCAAATAGAGCGGGGAGGTGATACATTTGATGTCATGTCCTATGGACCTACAGCTAATAGTACCATGGGGGGGAGTGCAATTGGGAATTCTGGAGGAAGTATTCCAGTGAACACTCGAAACCCCTACTTAGGTATATATTATATCATTTGCCTTCAAGGAATATTTCCATCTAGAAATTAA
- a CDS encoding phage tail protein: MEGMIGEVRIFAGNFAPRSWAFCNGQLLAIAQNSALFSILGTIYGGDGRTTFALPDLRGRAAISPGTGPGLPNIPQGSRSGSEQVTLTVQNLPSHNHQLNVSNAAGTSSTPVGNYPAASSVQVERGAAPHDVNAYGASPTATMASNAIGNSGGNIPFNIRNPYLAANYIICLQGLYPSRN; this comes from the coding sequence ATGGAAGGAATGATAGGAGAGGTAAGAATTTTCGCTGGAAATTTTGCTCCGAGATCTTGGGCTTTTTGCAATGGTCAATTATTAGCTATTGCTCAAAATTCCGCACTATTTTCGATTTTAGGCACCATCTACGGTGGTGATGGAAGAACGACTTTTGCTTTACCGGATCTGAGAGGTAGAGCTGCAATTAGTCCAGGAACAGGTCCAGGGCTTCCAAATATCCCTCAAGGTTCAAGATCTGGATCGGAGCAAGTTACGTTAACGGTTCAAAACCTACCGAGCCACAACCACCAATTGAATGTAAGTAATGCGGCAGGTACAAGCTCTACACCAGTAGGTAATTATCCTGCGGCATCCTCTGTTCAAGTGGAACGAGGAGCGGCACCACATGATGTCAATGCCTATGGAGCAAGTCCTACAGCTACTATGGCTTCAAATGCGATAGGAAATTCAGGAGGTAATATTCCATTCAATATCAGAAATCCCTATTTGGCAGCGAATTACATTATTTGCCTACAGGGGCTTTACCCTTCAAGAAATTAA
- a CDS encoding phage tail protein, with the protein MEPTIGEIRLFAGNFAPRSWALCNGQLLAIAQNSALFSILGTIYGGDGRTTFALPDLRGRAPISPGQGPGLSSINQGQRAGVNTVNLTIQNLPNHNHALNVQNAPGTSASPTNNVSANAQVQLERGGDVFNVNSFGPTPNTTMGANSVGSTGGSIPVSVQNPYLGINYIICLYGIFPSRN; encoded by the coding sequence ATGGAACCGACTATAGGGGAAATCAGACTATTTGCTGGGAATTTTGCTCCGAGATCATGGGCCTTATGTAACGGTCAATTGTTGGCAATTGCACAGAACTCGGCCTTATTTTCAATTTTAGGAACTATCTATGGAGGAGATGGCAGAACCACTTTTGCATTACCTGATTTGAGGGGGAGAGCACCAATTAGCCCTGGACAGGGACCTGGTTTATCTTCGATCAATCAGGGACAAAGAGCAGGTGTAAATACAGTGAATCTGACCATACAAAATCTACCAAATCATAACCATGCCTTAAATGTGCAGAATGCTCCAGGTACCAGTGCTTCCCCGACCAATAATGTGTCTGCTAATGCACAGGTACAACTTGAAAGAGGCGGGGATGTATTTAATGTAAATTCCTTCGGCCCTACCCCAAATACCACAATGGGGGCTAATTCAGTAGGATCTACAGGAGGGAGCATTCCTGTTTCTGTACAAAACCCTTATTTAGGCATCAATTATATAATTTGTTTATACGGCATATTCCCCTCTAGGAATTAA
- a CDS encoding methionyl-tRNA formyltransferase has protein sequence MKIIFFTQSNWCIPTIQHFKNIHEVVGVVSRTDQPNSNDFLIEYLKGENIPVFNWENSELEALSSKLSDFQVDVGISFGFSYKIPASIFEIFNEGILNVHFGKLPEFAGPDPLFWAIQNEEKVVTISVHKINEKWDSGELIVEFPIPVFPGEPYGLLASRLSVSFPSKLESYFAGQIQFDKKPIEENLKPKSKPTEENLTIDWKKQRADEVEALVNASNPKYGGAITTFRGNPIKILEVSPADVNITGIFAPGSIVYADPNYGIFVLCTDMKYLRINILQLEGTIISGQKLAAMGVKSYEKLGV, from the coding sequence ATGAAAATTATATTTTTTACCCAAAGTAACTGGTGCATTCCTACCATTCAACATTTCAAAAATATTCACGAAGTAGTAGGAGTAGTTTCAAGAACTGATCAACCTAATTCAAATGACTTTTTGATTGAATATTTGAAAGGAGAGAATATCCCTGTTTTTAATTGGGAAAATTCTGAATTGGAAGCTTTATCATCCAAGCTTTCCGATTTTCAGGTAGATGTGGGTATCAGTTTCGGCTTCTCATATAAAATTCCAGCAAGTATTTTTGAAATTTTTAATGAGGGTATATTAAATGTACATTTTGGAAAACTCCCGGAATTTGCGGGGCCTGATCCTTTGTTTTGGGCGATCCAGAATGAGGAGAAAGTAGTGACGATCAGTGTTCATAAAATAAATGAGAAATGGGATTCAGGAGAATTAATAGTTGAGTTTCCTATTCCGGTTTTTCCGGGAGAACCTTATGGGTTATTAGCATCTCGTCTTTCTGTCTCTTTTCCGAGTAAATTGGAATCTTACTTTGCCGGGCAAATTCAATTTGATAAAAAGCCCATTGAAGAAAATCTAAAACCCAAGTCTAAGCCTACCGAGGAGAATTTAACTATCGATTGGAAAAAGCAACGTGCGGATGAGGTGGAGGCTTTGGTCAATGCATCAAATCCTAAATATGGAGGAGCAATCACTACTTTTAGAGGTAATCCAATCAAAATCTTGGAAGTGAGTCCTGCTGATGTAAATATTACCGGGATTTTTGCGCCAGGCTCCATTGTTTATGCAGATCCCAATTACGGGATATTCGTCCTTTGTACAGATATGAAGTATTTAAGAATAAATATTTTACAGCTGGAAGGAACGATAATTTCTGGACAAAAATTAGCTGCAATGGGGGTCAAATCTTATGAAAAACTAGGTGTTTAA